A DNA window from Chelativorans sp. AA-79 contains the following coding sequences:
- a CDS encoding c-type cytochrome gives MRRTRGRFRRACLLLPFAALAGCSGVQSVLSPSGVEALRIDPLFWMATGVSAAVTLMVVVLVAVALYGPARWRARLGGDRVVIGGGIVLPIVVLTGLFAYGLFVMQAGAVRAEQDGGTTVTVTGKLWWWEVVYEGPDGEEVLSANELRLPVGQPVRLRLESDNVIHSLWAPQIAGKLDMIPGRTNEVVFEATEPGISRGQCAEYCGGAHALMAFYVVAMPPEEYEAWLAREAGAAPEPATEQQARGREIFMEHGCGGCHQVRGTGAQGLIGPDLTHVGSRMSLAAGIMPNDEEAFARWISENQHIKPENKMPPFRQFSEEELSALAAYLDSLE, from the coding sequence ATGAGGAGGACGAGGGGGCGATTCCGGCGGGCGTGCCTTCTTCTGCCGTTCGCGGCGTTGGCGGGATGCTCCGGCGTCCAATCGGTCCTGTCGCCCAGCGGCGTGGAAGCACTGCGGATCGACCCGCTGTTCTGGATGGCGACGGGGGTCAGCGCGGCCGTCACGCTGATGGTGGTCGTGCTCGTGGCGGTGGCGCTCTACGGGCCGGCGCGCTGGAGAGCACGTCTGGGAGGCGACCGTGTCGTCATCGGCGGGGGCATCGTCCTGCCGATCGTCGTGCTCACCGGCCTTTTCGCCTATGGCCTCTTCGTAATGCAGGCGGGAGCCGTGCGCGCCGAGCAGGATGGCGGGACGACGGTGACCGTTACCGGAAAGCTCTGGTGGTGGGAGGTCGTCTACGAGGGACCGGATGGCGAAGAGGTGCTGAGCGCCAACGAGCTGCGCCTGCCCGTCGGCCAGCCCGTCCGCCTGCGGCTCGAATCGGACAACGTCATCCATAGTTTATGGGCGCCGCAGATCGCCGGCAAGCTCGACATGATCCCCGGCCGCACCAACGAGGTGGTCTTCGAGGCCACCGAACCCGGCATCAGCCGCGGCCAATGCGCCGAATATTGCGGCGGCGCCCACGCGCTCATGGCCTTTTACGTCGTGGCCATGCCGCCGGAGGAGTATGAAGCGTGGCTGGCGCGCGAGGCGGGTGCGGCCCCGGAACCCGCGACCGAGCAACAGGCGCGCGGGCGCGAGATTTTCATGGAGCACGGCTGCGGCGGCTGCCATCAGGTGCGCGGAACCGGGGCGCAAGGCCTCATCGGTCCCGACCTCACCCATGTGGGCAGCCGCATGTCGCTCGCCGCCGGCATCATGCCGAACGACGAGGAGGCCTTCGCGCGCTGGATAAGCGAGAACCAGCACATCAAGCCGGAGAACAAGATGCCGCCCTTCCGCCAGTTTTCCGAAGAGGAGCTTTCCGCCCTTGCCGCCTATCTGGACAGCCT